GAGGCGACCGCCCCATTCGACCGTATGCGCGTCTCGGTCGTCCTGTGCACGCACACGATGGACCGGTACGAAGACTTCCGCGAGGCGGCCGAGAGCGTCCTCGACCAGACCCACGACGACGTCGAACTAGTGCTCGTCTCCGACGGCAACGACCGGGTCTGCGAGGCCATCGAGGACGATTACGGCGATCGCGACGACGTCGTCGTCCACTGCAACGAGGCGAACGTCGGACTCCTGGAGAGTCGCAACAACGGCGCCGAGGCGGCCACCGGCGACGTCGTGGCGTTTATCGACGACGACGCGATCGCCGACGAGCGGTGGGTGGAGGAACTCGTCGAAGCCTACGGGTCCCGCGACTACCCCGCCGTCGGCGGCCGGATGACCCCCGCCTGGGTCGCCGGGAAGCCGAGCTTCCTCCCCGAGGAGTTCTACTGGCTCGTCGGGGTCACCCACCGCGGGTTCGGTCCCCGCGGCGCCGACCGGCCCGGCGAGGTCCGCAACACCTTCGGCTCGAACATCTCCTTCGACCGCGAGACGTTCCTCGAGCTCGGCGGCTTCGAGGGCGACATCGGCGGCCGCACGGGCGACAAGAACCTTCAGGGCGGCGAGACGGAGCTGTGCGCTCGCCTCCGAGAAGAACGGGGCCGCGGCGTCTACTACACTCCGGACGCCACTGTCGCGCACAAGGTCTTCGACTACCGGACCGATCCCGGCTGGCTGCTGGACCGCGCCTTCTGGCAGGGCTACTCCAAGCGCGGCATGGAGGTGTTCGTCCCCGAGTCCACCGGCGAGGAGTCGGCCTTCCTCGGCGACCTGCTGACTGAGTTCCTCCCACAGCGGGCTCTCGGACTGCTCCGGGGCCCCTCCGTCGCGAAGGCCCTGCAACTGGTGATGCTCGTCGTCTTCACCGGCACCGTCGGACTCGGATACCTCTACGGCATCTACGAGTGGGGGTGACCGATGAGCAGAGACAGCCCCGACGCCGCCGGTACTGTCGACAGTGCCGTGCCGCCAGAAGCGGACCTCCCCAACGTCTGCGTGGTCACCCACCCGCTGGCCGCCGCCGGCGAGAACGCGACCCGAAGCCTGCTGGACGTGCTGGCGGCGATTACGGGGGTCGTCCTGGTGACCGCGGACCTCCCCGCCGACTCAGAGATCAGGGAGAAGCGAGAGCTGGTCGAGCTCACTCACAAGGGTGCTGGCGACTCGGTGCCCGTCGCCGCCGCCCGCTTCCTGCTGAACCAGGTCCGGATGTGTCGCGTCGTCGCCGACCGACCCGAGCGAGTCGTCCTCTTCTACGGTGCCACGTCGTACCTCCTGCCGATCCTCTTCGCCCGGGCGATCGGCAAGCGGGTGCTCGTCGAGCCGCGCGGCGACGTGCCGCTGACGCTCCGATTGAACTGGGAGCAGCGGATGCCCGACGACCTCGCCCGCGCGCTGGCCGGCCTCGTGCGAGCGCTCGAGCGCGCCGGGTTCGCGGCCGCGCACGGGGTGGTGACGTACACGCCCTCGATGGCCGAGCAACTGGACCTCGACCCGGCGGCGTCGGACGTGTACCCCTCCGGCGCCCGCTACGTCCGCACCGACGAGTTCGACGTCGACACGCCCTACGAGGAGCGCGACGTCGTCGTCGGTTTCCTCGGCCGCCTTGACGAGGAGAAGGGGATCCGCGAGCTGGCGCGGGTCGCGCAGAACCTGCCAGCGGACGTCACGTTCCGATTCGTCGGTGACGGCGACCTGCGCGAGTGGCTAGAGGCGGAGCTCGCCGAGGAGATAGCGGCCGGCCGCGTGGAGATGGCCGGCTGGGTCGACCACGACGACGTGCCCGGGGAACTCGGCCGGATGCGGCTGCTCGTCCTCCCGTCGCAGCCGACGGAGGGCCTCCCGACGACGATTCTGGAGTCGCTCGCCTGCGGGACGCCCGTCTACGCGACGCCCGTCTCCGGCGTGCCCGACGTCGTCCGCGACGGCGAGACGGGCTTTCACATCCGCTCGCGGGACCCCGAGGCGCTCCGGACGGGGATCGAGTCGATCCTCGACCGGGACGACCTCGCCGAATTCAGCGAGCGGGGCCGCGAACTGATCGAGGACGAGTACAGCTTCGAGGCGGCCTGCCGGCGGTACCGGGAGATTCTCGCCCGGGTTGCCGCCTGACCCGGGGCGTCTGTCGACGCCTCACCACCCGTCACTTCCCGAGCGCGTCCGGCGCGACGTCGGCCGGCACGAACGCGACGGCCTTCTCGCGGACCCGGGTGGAGACCACCAGCAGCGCGACGCCGTAGACGGCCGCGCCGACCCCGACGAGGAGGACCGTCACGTAGTGGCTCCGCGGGAGGACCGCCTGGAGCGAGGCGACGGTGAGCGCCATGAGCGTCCCCGCCCCGACCTGTTTGCCCAGCTCCACCCAGGGGACGTCCGGCGGGCCGATGATGCCCCGCAGCGACCGGTACCCGAGAATCAGGACGAGCGATCCGGACAGCGCCGTCGCGGCGGCGGCCCCGCGCCAGCCGAACGCGTAGACGAAGGCGACGTTGAACACGAGGTTCGCCGTCACGAAGACGCTGTTGACGCGGAAGGCGACGTCGGGGCGGTCGACGGCGTTCGCGACGTTGAGCAACTGGTTGCCGTAGGCCGCGAGCATCCGGGCGAAGACGAGAACGACGAGTATCGTCGCGCCCTGCGTGAACTCGGTCCCGTAGATCTGCAACACGCCCCTGCCGACGACGGCCGCCCCGAACAGGCCGGGGATCAGGAACAGCCCCGTGAACACCATCCCCTCGTTCAGGAGGTGATGGACGCGATCGTACCCCTCGTCGGCCGCCAGTTCGCTCAGCTCCGGGAAGAGCGTACTCCGGACGGACGTGGCCAGCAGCGCGAAGATCGACGCGACGTTCCAGGCGATTTCGTAGACGCCGATCAGGCCGGGGCCGACCGCGAACGCGGCGAGGACGATGGTGTCCATCCAGCCGAACGCGCGGGTCTTCAGCTTGCCGAGCCACGAGAAGCGGGCGTAGTCGATCAGGCTCCGCGCCGCAGCCACCGACGGCCGGCCCACGTCGAGGTCCGACAGGTATACGCCGATCGCGGTGGCGATGACCAGCGAGACGACGTGGCCGGCGACCAGCGCCGACACCCGGTAGCCGAGGAGGACGAGGCCGACGTGCAGTGTGGAGCGGACGACGCGCTCGGCCGTCTTCATCCCCCCGGACGCCGCGACCTTCTTCTCGCCCTGCAGGGCTCCGATGACGGTGATCAGTCCGACGTTGGCCGCGACCAGCAGCCCCAGCAGCGGTCCGACCGGGGCCGTCACGTAGCGCTGGAGGAGCGGACTCGCGGCGGCGATACCCAGTCCCAGGACGACGGCGAGGCCCCCCTCGAGCAGCAGCCCAGTCGCGAGGAACGTCGAGCGGTCGTCCCCCTCGCTCAGCCGCTTGGTCAGCGCGGTACTGATCGCCTTCGCGGGGACGTTCATCCAGAACATGATGGCGACGGCGACGGAGTAGAGGCCGAACACGTCGGCGCCGCCGATGCGCGCGATGACGAACGAGGCGACGAACCCGGCGAGGGTGACTCCGACCTGCGAGGCGAAGTGGAGGATCGTCTCGCGGCCGATGCGGAGCGTCATTCGAGGTATCCGAGATCCCGCAGCTGTCGCTGGACGGCCCCGGAGAACTCGCCGCTCTCGCCGGCCTCGACGGGCTGGCCGTACCGGTCGAGCCACGCGTCGAGCGCCTCCGAGAGGTCCGCCGCGACGTCCGGGTGCTCATCCGACACGTCCGTCTCCTCGTCCGGGAGGGCGAACAGGTCGGACCCGTCGTCGCTCTCCTGATAGCGGTACTCGTCGGTCCGGAGGGACGTCAGGGCCGGCAGGTGGAAGGGCGAGGCGTCGAAGTCCTCGTTGTACTCGTAGAACACCTCGAAGTCGACCGGGCCGCGCTGGGAGACGGCATACTCCCGGGTCTCGGACCGGAGGTCGACGCCCAGCATCCCGTCAGTGTCGGCGTCAGCCGTCTCCAGTAGCGTCCGCATCACGTCCGCGTGCTGGACAATATCGTCCTCAGATGCGGCCAGTTCCTCCTCGAGCCCGGAGATCACCACGGGGACGCGCGTGACTGCGTCCGAGAGGACGTATCGGTGCGAGAGGAGCCCGTGCTCGCCGAACAGTTCACCGTGGTCCGCCGTCACGACGACGACCGTGTCGTCGAGCGGGAGCGACCGGACGTGGTCGACGAGCCGGCCGACCATCTCGTCGGTGTAGGCGATCTCTGCGTCGTACATCGCCCGGAGCGCGTCCCACTCGTCGTCGCTCAGGTCACAGCCGTGGGCGACGATCTCCTCCATATTGTAGTGGACGTCCAGCGCGAACTCGGCCGCCTCGCGGGGAGACATGTCGAGGTCGTCAGCGTAGCGGTCGATGTACGACAGCGGCGGGTAGTAGGGACGGTGGGGCTCGTTGTAGTGGAGGTAGAAGAAGAAGGGCTGCTCGCCGCCGAAATCGTCGAGCCAGCGCTTGGCCGTCTCGTTCATGAGGTACGGCGAGGCGTGCTTCGCCGTGTCACGCGTCAGTCCGGCCGAGTGTTTCCGGATGTTGAGAGCGTATTTGAAGAGCGTAGAGAGCGGGAGGTCCGTGATCGTTTCCGAGGCGAGCCACTGGAACCGATCGAACCCGCGGTCGAGGTTCGTTGCGGAACTGACGAAGGAGTTCCGCGAGAGACACGCCGTGTGATAGCCGGCCTCGGAGAACCGATCGGCGACCGTCGTGACGCCGTCCGGGAGGACGTCGCCAGTGATCCCGAGCGTCGTCCGCGACGGGGCGAAGCCGGTCAGAATCGCGCCGCTGGACGGCTGGGTCGACTTGCTGTGGCTGATGCAAGTCGGGAACGCGTGCCCGTCCGCACCGAGATCGGCGATCGCGGGCGTCGTGTCGCGCTCGTAGCCGTCCATCGTCGTGTGATCCGACCGGACGCTATCGAGGGTGATCCAGACGACGTTGGGCGCGTCCATGGAGGTTATGTCGGAATTCTCACGTGCGGTCTTTTGTATTCCGGTTTTTTCTTCCGGCCGTATATTGACCGCCGCTCCGAAAGAGATTAACCTGCCACTACTGATATCGACCATAGCATGGTCCTCGTCGTGCTGGGCATCGACGCGCTCGACCCCGACCTCGTCGACCCCTCGGCACACCCGAACCTCACGCTCGCGTCGCATCGCGCCATCGACACCATCGATAGCCACGCCGGTGAACCCAGCACCCACGAGCTCTGGCCGACCATTATCACCGGGCTCCCGCCGGCCGAACACGGGCTCGAACTCGACGACGGCGTCGCCTGGGAGAACCCGCTGCTCCGCCACGGAAGCACCCTCGCCGACGCCCTGCTGCCGGACGTCCTCCAGACCCGTATCGGCGCGTGGCTCCTGACGAACACGGGCGCGGACGCCTTCCGGACGCCGGCGACCTACTACGATGAGCAGGGAATCGAAACGGTGTTCGACGGGCGGAACGCGAAACCCATCGGCATCCCGAACTACGTCGTCGACCCCGACGCCGAGGACCGGGAGCACGCGCTCAGGCGGAGCCTGGGCGACCTCTTCGAGCGCGACCCGGAGGCGACGGGCGGCCACCGCACCTCCGACCCCTACGAGTTCTACGAGCAGTGCATGGAGATGGCGATGATACGGATCGCCCGCGCCCGGCGCGCGCTGCGCGGTGCCGACCACGAACTCGTGTTCGCCTACACGAGCGGCCTCGACCTGATCGGACACGTCACGTACGACCTCCCGGACCTCCAGATGGAGGCCTACGCCGAGGTCGACGAGTTCGTCGGCGAACTCCGGGACGATCTCCGGGAGGGCGACGAGTTACTGCTCGTCAGCGACCACGGGCTCCAGAACGGCGTCCACACCCACGAGGCGATGGTGGCCGGGACCGATCCCGCCAGAGTCGCGGAGATCGAGAGCGTTCTGGACGTCCGAGACTCGGTCGAATCGGGACTGGTCGGGCGGGAGCACACCCGCGACAGTCCTCAGTACGAACTCGAAGCCGGCGGGGACGACGTGAAACAGCAACTCGAAGACCTTGGATACATGTGACCATGACTGCACCGAACATTCTCTTTCTCGTACTTGACGCGGTCCGCGTGGATCACGCCTCGACCTACGGGTACGAGCGCGAGACGACGCCGACGATGTCCGAACTGGCGGACGACGGCGTCCGATACGACCACGCCTTCGCGCCGTCCATCTGGACACCGACCGTTCACGGCGCTGTCTTCACCGGCAGGTACCCGTCCCACACCGGCATCTACGGCAACTCGCTCGGAATCCCGGACGACGACGAGACACTACCGGAGACGCTCCAGCGTCAGGGGTACCGGACCTTCGCGGCGAGCGCAGGTGCGCACATCCGCGCCGGGCGCGGATACGATCGGGGCATCGACGAGTTCGTCGAGACGCGACGGATCTCCCCGGACGTCGACTTCTTTCGCAAAGTCCTCACTGATCGGTCGTTTGCGAGGCAGGTCCTCTTCTCGCTCACGCGTGGCCCGGACGACAAAACCCAGTACAAGTACGACCGCCTCGAGCGCTTCGTCGATCGATCGATCGACGACGGTGAGCCGTTCTTCGGGTTCATAAACGCCAAGACCGCCCACAACCCGTTCAATCCGCCGCGGCCCTACAAGGAGATGTTCTGTGACGGGTTCGACCGACCGAGGTGGGAGTTCCTGGAGCGACTCCGGGGACAACTCGGCGGCGAGACCCAGCGCCTCAGGGATCACGACACGGAGAAGCTTCGACAGATCAGCAGCAGCGGCGGCGATGGCGTCATGGTCGACGCTGTCGAGATGACTGAGGAGGAGTGGGACGTCATCCGCGCCTGGTACGACGGCGCCATCAGATACCTCGACGACGTCGTCGGTCGGCTGGTGGCCCACCTCAAGGAGCGGGGCGTCTACGAGGACACGCTGATCGTGATGACGGCCGATCACGGCGACAACTTCGGCGACCACGGTCTGGCGAGACACGCGTTCTGTCTGTACGACACGTTACTCCACGTACCGCTGGTCATCAAGCCACCGGCGACCGGTGACGCTGCCTCCGTCGCCGGCCGGACCATCGACGAGCAGGTGTCTCTCGTCGACCTCCACCCGACATTCCTCGACGCGGCGGGTGCATCGATGCCGGAGTACGACTTCGCGGAGAGCCTCCTGAACTTCGAGCAGCGCCGCTACCACGACTTCACGTTCGCCGAGTACGCCGGATTCGAGGGATCGATCCAGCGGCTCCAGCGCAAGTATCCCGACTTCGACCCCACGCAGTTCGCTCGGACCATCCAGTCAGTCCGCGACGATAAGCACAAACTAATCGTCGACAACGACGGGAACAGGGAGCTATACGCGTGGCGAGCGGACCCCGGGGAGACCGAGGACCTCGCCGACCAGCGTCCCGAAGTCGTCGACGCTCTCGAAGCCGAACTGGAGGGCAGCCTGAACCCGCTCGATTCACCAGGGGATTTCGCCACGCCGGACGACCCGGAGCTCGAAGAGCAATTGCGCGACCTCGGGTACATCTGACGGTGGAAGACTGACGATGGGTGTCGGAATTACGCGCGCTTCGCTCGTCTGTCTCCGGTTCGACGACTATCACCAGTCTGTCGATCACGATACCTGGGTCGACGTCCTCTCGCGATACAACGAGCGCGGACTGCGCGGTGTGATCGGTATCGTGCCGAAGTACGAGGGCGAGCGGCTGAATGCCGATGTCGTCGAGTTCCTCCACGAACTCGAAGCGGACGGCTGGGAACTCGCACAACACGGCTATACACACGAGGACGTCGGCGAGGGGAGAGGCGGACCACTGTACCTCGAACGGAGCGAGTTCGCCGGACTTGACCGCGCGGAGCAGGAGCGACGAATCGAAAGTGGACGCGACATCCTGGAGACGCACGGCATCGAACCGGATACGTTCATCCCGCCGTGGCACGAGTACGACAGGACGACGCTTCGCGTCCTCTCCGACCACGGTTTCGAGTGCCTGAACGAGGGGCGCTGGCCGGTACCGCGAAACGTCGAGGGCGTGACGCTCGTTCCGACCCACATCCCCGCGGTAACGCCGGACATGCTCGCGGTGGGCGTCGTAACGCTCGTGTCACATCCGCATCTCGACGACGCGCCGATGGCGGATGCGGAACTGGTGTCCGGACGCGAAGACCGATTGCGCACGCCTATCGAGGTGGCCAGGTGGTGGCAAGAACTCGGCCGAGAAAGATAACGGGGCGATAGGGTGGTATTAAATGTTCGTTAGCCACAGTCGAGGACAGATGCGAATTGCGTACGTGACCCCGTACTACAACGGATCCTGCGACGGTCGATACGGCCGTTTCCTGGACTGGGTCCACACCGCGCGCGACGTTGACAATCCACCGTTCGAGTTCGACGTGTATGCGTTCACCGCCAGTAACCCGGACGGCACGCTCGCGTC
This genomic interval from Halomicrobium urmianum contains the following:
- a CDS encoding alkaline phosphatase family protein, which gives rise to MVLVVLGIDALDPDLVDPSAHPNLTLASHRAIDTIDSHAGEPSTHELWPTIITGLPPAEHGLELDDGVAWENPLLRHGSTLADALLPDVLQTRIGAWLLTNTGADAFRTPATYYDEQGIETVFDGRNAKPIGIPNYVVDPDAEDREHALRRSLGDLFERDPEATGGHRTSDPYEFYEQCMEMAMIRIARARRALRGADHELVFAYTSGLDLIGHVTYDLPDLQMEAYAEVDEFVGELRDDLREGDELLLVSDHGLQNGVHTHEAMVAGTDPARVAEIESVLDVRDSVESGLVGREHTRDSPQYELEAGGDDVKQQLEDLGYM
- a CDS encoding sulfatase — encoded protein: MDAPNVVWITLDSVRSDHTTMDGYERDTTPAIADLGADGHAFPTCISHSKSTQPSSGAILTGFAPSRTTLGITGDVLPDGVTTVADRFSEAGYHTACLSRNSFVSSATNLDRGFDRFQWLASETITDLPLSTLFKYALNIRKHSAGLTRDTAKHASPYLMNETAKRWLDDFGGEQPFFFYLHYNEPHRPYYPPLSYIDRYADDLDMSPREAAEFALDVHYNMEEIVAHGCDLSDDEWDALRAMYDAEIAYTDEMVGRLVDHVRSLPLDDTVVVVTADHGELFGEHGLLSHRYVLSDAVTRVPVVISGLEEELAASEDDIVQHADVMRTLLETADADTDGMLGVDLRSETREYAVSQRGPVDFEVFYEYNEDFDASPFHLPALTSLRTDEYRYQESDDGSDLFALPDEETDVSDEHPDVAADLSEALDAWLDRYGQPVEAGESGEFSGAVQRQLRDLGYLE
- a CDS encoding glycosyltransferase — its product is MSRDSPDAAGTVDSAVPPEADLPNVCVVTHPLAAAGENATRSLLDVLAAITGVVLVTADLPADSEIREKRELVELTHKGAGDSVPVAAARFLLNQVRMCRVVADRPERVVLFYGATSYLLPILFARAIGKRVLVEPRGDVPLTLRLNWEQRMPDDLARALAGLVRALERAGFAAAHGVVTYTPSMAEQLDLDPAASDVYPSGARYVRTDEFDVDTPYEERDVVVGFLGRLDEEKGIRELARVAQNLPADVTFRFVGDGDLREWLEAELAEEIAAGRVEMAGWVDHDDVPGELGRMRLLVLPSQPTEGLPTTILESLACGTPVYATPVSGVPDVVRDGETGFHIRSRDPEALRTGIESILDRDDLAEFSERGRELIEDEYSFEAACRRYREILARVAA
- a CDS encoding oligosaccharide flippase family protein, translated to MTLRIGRETILHFASQVGVTLAGFVASFVIARIGGADVFGLYSVAVAIMFWMNVPAKAISTALTKRLSEGDDRSTFLATGLLLEGGLAVVLGLGIAAASPLLQRYVTAPVGPLLGLLVAANVGLITVIGALQGEKKVAASGGMKTAERVVRSTLHVGLVLLGYRVSALVAGHVVSLVIATAIGVYLSDLDVGRPSVAAARSLIDYARFSWLGKLKTRAFGWMDTIVLAAFAVGPGLIGVYEIAWNVASIFALLATSVRSTLFPELSELAADEGYDRVHHLLNEGMVFTGLFLIPGLFGAAVVGRGVLQIYGTEFTQGATILVVLVFARMLAAYGNQLLNVANAVDRPDVAFRVNSVFVTANLVFNVAFVYAFGWRGAAAATALSGSLVLILGYRSLRGIIGPPDVPWVELGKQVGAGTLMALTVASLQAVLPRSHYVTVLLVGVGAAVYGVALLVVSTRVREKAVAFVPADVAPDALGK
- the aglG gene encoding glucosyl-dolichyl phosphate glucuronosyltransferase gives rise to the protein MRVSVVLCTHTMDRYEDFREAAESVLDQTHDDVELVLVSDGNDRVCEAIEDDYGDRDDVVVHCNEANVGLLESRNNGAEAATGDVVAFIDDDAIADERWVEELVEAYGSRDYPAVGGRMTPAWVAGKPSFLPEEFYWLVGVTHRGFGPRGADRPGEVRNTFGSNISFDRETFLELGGFEGDIGGRTGDKNLQGGETELCARLREERGRGVYYTPDATVAHKVFDYRTDPGWLLDRAFWQGYSKRGMEVFVPESTGEESAFLGDLLTEFLPQRALGLLRGPSVAKALQLVMLVVFTGTVGLGYLYGIYEWG
- a CDS encoding DUF2334 domain-containing protein; this translates as MGVGITRASLVCLRFDDYHQSVDHDTWVDVLSRYNERGLRGVIGIVPKYEGERLNADVVEFLHELEADGWELAQHGYTHEDVGEGRGGPLYLERSEFAGLDRAEQERRIESGRDILETHGIEPDTFIPPWHEYDRTTLRVLSDHGFECLNEGRWPVPRNVEGVTLVPTHIPAVTPDMLAVGVVTLVSHPHLDDAPMADAELVSGREDRLRTPIEVARWWQELGRER
- a CDS encoding sulfatase, coding for MTAPNILFLVLDAVRVDHASTYGYERETTPTMSELADDGVRYDHAFAPSIWTPTVHGAVFTGRYPSHTGIYGNSLGIPDDDETLPETLQRQGYRTFAASAGAHIRAGRGYDRGIDEFVETRRISPDVDFFRKVLTDRSFARQVLFSLTRGPDDKTQYKYDRLERFVDRSIDDGEPFFGFINAKTAHNPFNPPRPYKEMFCDGFDRPRWEFLERLRGQLGGETQRLRDHDTEKLRQISSSGGDGVMVDAVEMTEEEWDVIRAWYDGAIRYLDDVVGRLVAHLKERGVYEDTLIVMTADHGDNFGDHGLARHAFCLYDTLLHVPLVIKPPATGDAASVAGRTIDEQVSLVDLHPTFLDAAGASMPEYDFAESLLNFEQRRYHDFTFAEYAGFEGSIQRLQRKYPDFDPTQFARTIQSVRDDKHKLIVDNDGNRELYAWRADPGETEDLADQRPEVVDALEAELEGSLNPLDSPGDFATPDDPELEEQLRDLGYI